TTTAGAGCGAGAAAGAAAGTGTTGGATATTAAATTTAAGGAAGGTGATGCCCGAAAACTTCCCTATACACCAGACACCTTTGATGTAGTAATGGTTTTAGGAAATAGTTTTGGCTATTTTGAAACAGTTCAGGATGATATGAGAGTTTTAAAAGAGATTTTTCGAGCCCTAAAGCCATGGGGAAAACTTCTCATCGACATTACTGACGGGGAATATTTAAGAAAACAGTATAAAACAAGATCATGGGAATGGATAGATAAAAAGTATTTCGTTTGCAGGGAACGTTCGCTCTCGGCGGACAAACAGCGTCTAATTTCTCGAGAATTGATAACTCATGTTGGAAAAGGCATTATTGCGGATCAATTTTATGCAGAGAGACTCTATACCCGCGAGACAATAACTGGACTTTTAGAAACAGTAGGATTCAACGACATTACCATTCCTGAGCAGATATCCACTAATTCTCAACGGAATCAGGACTTGGGAATGATGGCGAGAAGAATTATCGTAACAGCCTTAGTAAGAAAAGAATGGGCAGCTTCCAAGAAGAAAAAAGAGGCAGCAAAGAATGTAGTTGTGATCTTAGGCGACCCGGCAAAACCAGATCCTTTGAAGCCATTATCTTCCTTTGACGATGATGACTACTATACAATCGATCAATTAAAAAATGCATTAAGGGAACTGAAAGACTATTCCTTTACCTATCTTAGCAATCACGATACTCTGCTTCATGATATGGCAAAACTGAAAACAAAAGAAAATCTGATGGTTCTTAACCTATGCGATGAGGGATTCAATAATGATGCCAGAAAAGAGCTTCATATCCCTTCTCTGATAGAAATGCTTGATATTCCATATACAGGCTCTGGACCTCAGTCTCTTGCTTATTGTTATGACAAATCACTTGTACGTGGAATTGCGCAGGAAATGGATATTCCTGTACCTACGGCATTCTTTATCAAGCCCGAAGACACTGCTTTTGAACTTCCCTTTGGATTTCCTGTTATAGTCAAACCAAACTTCGGCGATTCCAGTTTTGGAATAACCCAAAGAAGTGTGGCAAATAATATTGAGGAACTTGTTAACGCAATCTCAGAAATGCGGGAGAAATTTGGCTATGATAAACCTATTCTTGTTGAGGAATTTCTTACAGGAAAAGATTTGAGCGTAGGAATAATAGGAAATTCCCCCGGATCTTACACAGTCTTACCCATTATTGAAGCGGATTATTCATTAATTTCAGCAGAACTTCCAAAAATATGCGGATACGAGTCTAAGTGGCTCCCAGACTCACCATACTGGAAAATTAAATCCGTCCCTGCTGAACTACCGGAGGAGACAAATAAGCTTATTGAAGAATGGTGTTTAAAGCTTTTTGAAAGGCTGGAAAATAGAGATTACTGCCGTTTTGATTGGAGACTTGACTCAGAAGGCAATCCCAAGCTTCTTGAGGTGAATCCCAATCCGGGCTGGTGCTGGGACGGACATCTTACAAAGATGGCAAGTATAGCGGGCATGTCTTATTCAGAAACACTGGAGGCTATCTTAAAAGCAGGCGAACAACGATTGAATATCCAGACGGATGAAAGGATAGAGGAGCGTGTTGCCTACAATAAAGAAAAACAGTAAATGTGCTGTTATTGTTGCCCATCCGGATGATGAAACTTTGTGGGCTGGAGGCATGATACTTTCAAATACTCAAGTTGACTGGACGATAATTACAATTTGCAGAAAAAGTGATACTAACCGTGCCCCTAAGTTTTTTAAAACTCTTGATAATTTCAAAGCATCTGGCTTTATGGCTGATTTGAATGATGGACCAGAACAAAATCCTTTAAGCAGTATAGAAATTCAAAAAACTATAATGGAATTATTGCCTTCCAGCATGTTTGAGATTATTCTTACACATAGTTTGAATGGTGAATACACAAGACATTTAAGGCATGAAGAAACTGCAAATGCAGTTTTAAGTTTGTGGCGCAGTAAGAAAGTATCCGCAAATCAGTTATGGACATTTGCATATGAAGATGGTAACGGAAAATATCTCCCAAAAGCGATTGTTGAGGCAGATTTGTCAGTTGAACTTACTGATGAGATATGGCAGAGGAAGTATAGTATTATAACTGAAATATATGGTTTCGATAAGGATAGTTTTGAAGCAAGAACAACACCCAGAAAAGAAGCATTCTGGCGTATGAAAATTTAGAAGGGAGAGTTTAAATGAAAGTATTGCTTTTATATGATTACCCTCCCTCACCGGCAGGTCTTGCGACACAAGGACATTTGCTGCATAGAGGGCTGGAGGAAATGGGGATTGATGTTTATTCTGTAAACTTTGAGTCTGCTCAAGAGAAAGAGTGGTATTATAGGTGGTTTGAACCTGATATTGTTGTAGGCATTGGATACTGGGGACAAACACCTCATTTAGTCCTTCATCCCCAAAGATACGGGTTAACAGCTGTTCCTTGGC
The sequence above is drawn from the bacterium genome and encodes:
- a CDS encoding methyltransferase domain-containing protein, whose amino-acid sequence is MNERTSSDKPPQSKKKSKYYQRILGPVSSLEEHVRPDWWRNIFNSLYIKTDGDVVEDKDITNQELDLFSDILKLSPDNKILDLCCGQGRHSMGLAKRGFKYVEGIDRSHYLIQKAKFRARKKVLDIKFKEGDARKLPYTPDTFDVVMVLGNSFGYFETVQDDMRVLKEIFRALKPWGKLLIDITDGEYLRKQYKTRSWEWIDKKYFVCRERSLSADKQRLISRELITHVGKGIIADQFYAERLYTRETITGLLETVGFNDITIPEQISTNSQRNQDLGMMARRIIVTALVRKEWAASKKKKEAAKNVVVILGDPAKPDPLKPLSSFDDDDYYTIDQLKNALRELKDYSFTYLSNHDTLLHDMAKLKTKENLMVLNLCDEGFNNDARKELHIPSLIEMLDIPYTGSGPQSLAYCYDKSLVRGIAQEMDIPVPTAFFIKPEDTAFELPFGFPVIVKPNFGDSSFGITQRSVANNIEELVNAISEMREKFGYDKPILVEEFLTGKDLSVGIIGNSPGSYTVLPIIEADYSLISAELPKICGYESKWLPDSPYWKIKSVPAELPEETNKLIEEWCLKLFERLENRDYCRFDWRLDSEGNPKLLEVNPNPGWCWDGHLTKMASIAGMSYSETLEAILKAGEQRLNIQTDERIEERVAYNKEKQ
- a CDS encoding PIG-L family deacetylase, giving the protein MILSNTQVDWTIITICRKSDTNRAPKFFKTLDNFKASGFMADLNDGPEQNPLSSIEIQKTIMELLPSSMFEIILTHSLNGEYTRHLRHEETANAVLSLWRSKKVSANQLWTFAYEDGNGKYLPKAIVEADLSVELTDEIWQRKYSIITEIYGFDKDSFEARTTPRKEAFWRMKI